Proteins encoded within one genomic window of Gammaproteobacteria bacterium:
- a CDS encoding DUF3297 family protein produces the protein MTDTPPDRLSTDPRSPHFKEDLLARGVGIRFNGKERTDVEEYCVSEGWIRVAMGKALDRRGQPLMTKLKGTVEPRFLDPPQ, from the coding sequence ATGACCGACACCCCACCCGACCGGCTGAGCACGGATCCCCGCAGCCCGCACTTCAAGGAGGATCTCCTCGCACGCGGCGTCGGCATCCGCTTCAACGGCAAGGAGCGCACCGACGTGGAAGAGTACTGCGTCAGCGAGGGCTGGATCCGCGTGGCGATGGGCAAAGCGCTCGACCGCCGGGGCCAGCCGCTGATGACAAAGCTCAAGGGCACTGTCGAGCCCCGATTCCTCGACCCGCCGCAGTAG
- a CDS encoding HlyC/CorC family transporter, with the protein MELSLLMALILLNGFFALSEIALVTARRARLRPQAEAGDRRAARALRLGEQPTRFLSTIQIGITSIGVLNGIIGEARFAGPLAEWLQRLGMPVEASHPGATALVVVAITYVTIVLGELVPKRLGQINPERLARAVALPMDLLARLARPFVLLLSASTEFVLRLLGSRATRAEAVTEEEIHALIEEGSRSGLIAAQERTMLRNVFRLEDRPVTTLMTPRSDIVHLDIDSPAAHNLATIRESVHSRFLVGRDGFSEIIGIVTAKQLLAQAIRGEPLDLTANLDPVVYVPDSISGMELLDTFRSTRAQLVVVIDEYGHVRGIATLQDLLEAIAGEFDGGDADSRAFRRADGSWLLDGTLPVQDVLDHLGIRIPPRDHAGSYETLSGLVMYHLDRMPKTGDRIQWAGWTLEIVDMDGRRLDKVLATREMQEGGG; encoded by the coding sequence ATGGAACTGTCCCTGCTGATGGCGCTGATCCTGCTCAACGGGTTCTTCGCCCTGTCAGAAATCGCGCTGGTGACCGCGCGCAGGGCACGCCTGCGCCCGCAGGCCGAGGCCGGCGACAGGCGCGCCGCCCGCGCGCTCAGGCTCGGCGAGCAGCCGACGCGCTTCCTGTCCACGATCCAGATCGGCATCACCTCCATCGGCGTGCTGAACGGCATCATCGGCGAGGCGCGATTCGCCGGGCCGCTGGCGGAGTGGCTGCAACGGCTCGGCATGCCGGTGGAGGCGAGCCATCCTGGTGCCACCGCTCTCGTCGTCGTGGCCATCACCTACGTGACGATCGTGCTCGGCGAACTCGTGCCCAAACGTCTCGGCCAGATCAATCCGGAGCGGCTCGCCCGCGCGGTCGCCTTGCCGATGGACCTGCTCGCGCGTCTGGCGCGGCCGTTCGTGTTGCTGCTCTCCGCCTCCACCGAGTTCGTGCTGCGCCTGCTGGGTTCCCGGGCGACGAGGGCCGAGGCGGTGACGGAGGAGGAGATTCATGCCCTGATCGAGGAGGGCTCGCGGTCGGGCCTGATCGCCGCGCAGGAGCGCACGATGCTGCGCAATGTTTTCCGGCTGGAGGACAGGCCGGTCACGACCTTGATGACACCACGCTCCGACATCGTGCATCTCGATATCGACTCACCGGCGGCACACAACCTCGCCACCATTCGCGAGTCCGTGCACTCGCGCTTCCTGGTGGGCCGTGACGGCTTCAGCGAGATCATTGGCATCGTCACCGCAAAACAGCTCCTCGCCCAGGCGATCCGCGGCGAGCCGCTCGATCTCACCGCAAACCTGGACCCCGTGGTGTACGTACCAGATTCGATCTCCGGCATGGAACTGCTGGATACCTTCCGCAGCACGCGCGCGCAGCTGGTGGTGGTCATCGACGAGTATGGGCATGTGCGCGGCATCGCCACGCTGCAGGATCTGCTCGAGGCCATCGCCGGGGAGTTCGACGGCGGAGACGCAGACTCGCGCGCGTTCCGCCGTGCAGACGGCTCCTGGCTCCTCGATGGCACGCTGCCGGTGCAGGATGTGCTCGACCATCTCGGTATCCGCATTCCGCCCAGGGACCATGCGGGCAGCTACGAAACGCTGAGCGGACTCGTCATGTACCACCTGGACCGGATGCCGAAGACCGGTGACCGCATCCAGTGGGCTGGCTGGACTCTGGAAATCGTGGACATGGACGGCCGGCGTCTCGACAAGGTGCTGGCGACCCGGGAGATGCAGGAAGGCGGTGGCTGA
- a CDS encoding PEP-CTERM sorting domain-containing protein, with the protein MKYPQLIRDACAAATVGLLTSTAFAASYSIQIDGSDAIWLAGRSDLVIPAADQPWPGGLIRHGGPTPEEILETLPPGIGVNAGDVIQALDPAIGGISFFNGFGGTLFGPGGNALSGSSLTSFGGISAYQGPQGPLVGVFLNDDVPDGIAPTGLDFTPVGFGTDFLALSPDLAQVFYIGDGKTSGGVFQSFTAPAGATRLFLGIPDGFNFGGPPGAYDDNDGWYSVRIGVNETPAVPLPGAMWLFGTAFALSVSVARRRGA; encoded by the coding sequence ATGAAGTATCCTCAGCTGATTCGTGATGCATGCGCAGCCGCGACTGTCGGGTTGCTGACGAGCACGGCGTTTGCGGCGAGCTACAGCATCCAGATCGACGGCTCCGATGCCATCTGGCTCGCCGGCCGGAGCGATCTGGTGATTCCGGCTGCGGATCAGCCCTGGCCCGGTGGCCTGATCAGGCATGGTGGTCCGACCCCGGAGGAAATCCTCGAGACGCTGCCGCCGGGGATCGGCGTCAATGCAGGCGATGTCATCCAGGCGCTCGATCCGGCGATCGGCGGCATCAGTTTCTTCAACGGCTTTGGCGGTACTCTGTTCGGACCGGGCGGCAATGCGCTTTCCGGCAGCAGCCTGACTTCCTTCGGTGGCATCAGCGCGTACCAGGGCCCGCAGGGGCCGCTGGTGGGCGTGTTCCTGAATGACGATGTGCCTGACGGTATCGCGCCGACAGGGCTTGATTTCACACCAGTCGGATTCGGCACGGATTTCCTTGCGCTGTCACCGGACCTGGCGCAGGTCTTCTACATCGGTGATGGCAAGACTTCCGGCGGGGTCTTCCAATCCTTCACTGCACCCGCCGGGGCGACACGGTTGTTTCTCGGTATTCCCGATGGCTTCAACTTCGGCGGCCCACCGGGTGCCTATGACGACAACGATGGCTGGTACAGCGTCCGGATCGGTGTGAACGAGACGCCCGCGGTTCCGCTGCCGGGGGCCATGTGGCTGTTCGGCACCGCATTTGCGCTGTCTGTCAGCGTCGCGCGCCGCCGCGGGGCCTGA
- a CDS encoding cupin domain-containing protein, which produces MSANPPAAQAAATQKAAADATVIPLIVKELADFPGKEVEMLTVEYAPGASSGSHRHNAHTFVYVLEGSVVMQVEGGKETTLGPGGTFYESPDDVHTVSRNASNTSPARFLVFFLKDKGAPGTVPVH; this is translated from the coding sequence ATGTCGGCAAACCCGCCAGCAGCGCAGGCAGCGGCCACGCAGAAGGCGGCAGCCGATGCGACTGTCATCCCGCTCATAGTGAAGGAGCTGGCGGACTTCCCCGGCAAGGAAGTCGAGATGCTCACGGTCGAATACGCGCCGGGCGCCTCATCGGGCAGCCACCGGCACAACGCGCACACGTTCGTGTATGTGCTGGAAGGCTCCGTCGTGATGCAGGTGGAAGGCGGAAAGGAAACGACGCTCGGGCCGGGTGGAACGTTTTACGAATCACCCGATGACGTGCACACGGTTTCGCGCAACGCCAGCAACACCAGCCCGGCCCGGTTCCTGGTGTTCTTCCTGAAGGACAAGGGGGCGCCGGGCACCGTCCCGGTGCACTGA
- a CDS encoding TonB-dependent receptor, giving the protein MVVRRTKGYRRPHACRGVARRIACAVVALQLPLQVSAASPGTGIDEIVVTARKIDERLADVPLAITAFSEQSIESAGLNDLTDIANMTPGLQFYAAAGYLATPIIRGVAPTEIKARETNAAIFVDGIYVSAREGLNFSQLDIERIEVVKGPQSALYGRNSFSGAINFITKRPSDSFEANSALTAGNRGKFAASGSVSGPIIAGTLKGRIGLSYDGWDGSYDDTLYDQDVGGQTYRSVQGSLLWTPVDTLDVLAKVYYSNDDISQVAAAAIQSNCEDASIHNPKLRNAAGVPYNSPIMSNYCGEIPMVWSGNDLPMALGSGGENREVFRSSLNVDWTVSAGTVSALTGYVDTKWDAIVDFGRLGNNTPLVYCIGVWQSPSCNNNNTPTPLKRFYSGIINREPGTEDREFSQELRFSSPRDRSFRWSAGAYYYNVRFEDLGFQAFLTSPLPDDLRPPTISDPLDPNYGIGSGAFCPCQPMGPGRYLAPFGNGLFITDPGYNNNQIESITQTRSWATFTSAELDFLERWTLRGELRYTWESKEYRQWIVPELQYQHQGIYPRRSEAHLKSQDNWDWISGRLTLDYKTDSGWLVYTSLANASKSGGFAGEKPKFIDPVTQVSGPAIPVVEPYDPEKNWTVEAGIKGRTADRRLGIDLSVYRIDWTDIVLPQVLTEYVDPTDGVLKGTAETITLMRNTGDATVWGWELQADLLISEEWSASLGVSYTDSTWDSAKQASYQFFPSFYTTDPSCSPEAIYALPIAPVNERAPKVNACAAASGDISGQDQLRVSPWTANATLQYRHQLVDDWDVYGRTDVSWRDRWYTGSDNQNWIPPSTFVNLRLGLESGRYTVEAFVDNLFGFSKPIGAYRDIFRSNTQDIYSHNNPPTSSLGDFPPLRETINLPNLRTWGLTARVRFGNAVR; this is encoded by the coding sequence ATGGTTGTCCGGAGAACGAAGGGGTATCGGCGCCCGCACGCCTGCCGCGGTGTCGCCCGGCGCATTGCCTGCGCGGTAGTCGCTCTGCAGCTGCCGTTGCAGGTTTCCGCCGCGAGCCCGGGCACCGGAATCGACGAGATAGTCGTCACGGCCCGCAAGATCGACGAACGGCTGGCGGATGTGCCGCTGGCAATCACCGCGTTCAGCGAGCAATCGATCGAGTCGGCCGGCCTCAACGACCTCACCGATATCGCCAACATGACACCCGGCCTGCAGTTCTATGCAGCCGCCGGATACCTGGCTACCCCGATCATCCGCGGTGTTGCACCCACCGAGATCAAGGCTCGGGAAACCAATGCCGCCATCTTTGTCGACGGCATCTACGTCTCGGCACGCGAAGGCCTGAACTTCAGCCAGCTCGACATCGAGCGCATCGAGGTCGTCAAGGGTCCGCAGAGCGCGCTCTATGGCCGCAACTCCTTCAGCGGGGCGATCAACTTCATCACCAAGCGTCCAAGCGACAGCTTCGAGGCCAACAGCGCACTGACCGCGGGCAATCGCGGCAAGTTCGCGGCAAGCGGCTCGGTCAGCGGACCGATCATCGCCGGCACGCTCAAGGGCCGCATTGGCCTCAGCTACGACGGCTGGGATGGCTCCTACGACGATACGCTGTATGACCAGGACGTCGGTGGGCAGACCTATCGCTCGGTGCAGGGCAGTCTGCTGTGGACCCCCGTCGACACGCTCGACGTCCTGGCCAAAGTCTATTACTCCAACGACGACATCTCGCAGGTTGCGGCCGCCGCGATACAGTCGAACTGCGAGGATGCATCCATCCACAACCCGAAGCTCCGCAACGCGGCCGGAGTGCCGTACAACAGCCCGATCATGAGCAACTATTGCGGGGAGATCCCCATGGTCTGGTCGGGCAATGACCTGCCGATGGCCCTGGGTTCGGGAGGCGAGAACCGCGAAGTTTTCCGCAGCAGCCTGAACGTGGACTGGACTGTGTCCGCGGGCACGGTCAGTGCGCTGACCGGCTACGTCGACACCAAATGGGATGCCATCGTCGACTTCGGCCGCCTCGGCAACAATACCCCACTGGTCTACTGCATCGGGGTCTGGCAGTCGCCCAGCTGCAACAACAACAATACACCCACGCCACTCAAGCGGTTTTACAGCGGCATCATCAACCGCGAACCCGGTACCGAGGACCGGGAATTCAGCCAGGAGCTGCGCTTTTCCAGCCCACGCGACAGGTCATTTCGCTGGTCCGCTGGCGCTTACTACTACAACGTGCGCTTCGAGGACCTGGGTTTCCAGGCCTTCCTCACCAGTCCCCTTCCGGACGACCTCCGGCCGCCGACCATCTCCGATCCGCTGGATCCCAACTACGGCATCGGCTCCGGCGCCTTCTGTCCCTGCCAGCCAATGGGACCCGGCCGGTACCTGGCACCGTTTGGCAACGGCCTGTTCATCACCGATCCGGGCTACAACAACAACCAGATCGAGTCCATCACGCAGACACGCTCCTGGGCCACCTTCACCTCTGCGGAACTGGATTTCCTTGAACGCTGGACGTTGCGGGGCGAGCTGCGCTACACGTGGGAGTCGAAGGAATACCGGCAGTGGATCGTTCCGGAGCTGCAGTATCAGCATCAGGGGATATACCCGCGGCGCAGCGAAGCTCACCTGAAATCCCAGGACAACTGGGATTGGATCAGCGGACGCCTGACACTGGACTACAAGACGGACAGCGGCTGGCTGGTCTACACCTCACTGGCCAATGCCAGCAAGAGCGGAGGCTTCGCTGGCGAGAAGCCGAAGTTCATCGATCCCGTCACGCAAGTCAGCGGACCCGCCATACCCGTCGTCGAGCCCTACGATCCGGAAAAGAACTGGACAGTCGAGGCGGGCATCAAGGGGCGCACGGCCGACCGCCGCCTGGGCATCGATCTCTCGGTCTACCGCATCGACTGGACGGACATCGTCCTTCCACAGGTGCTGACGGAATATGTGGACCCGACGGATGGCGTCCTCAAGGGCACGGCGGAGACCATCACGCTGATGCGCAACACCGGTGATGCCACCGTGTGGGGCTGGGAACTGCAGGCCGACCTGCTGATCAGCGAGGAGTGGAGCGCGAGCCTCGGCGTCTCCTATACCGACTCCACCTGGGACAGCGCGAAACAGGCCTCCTACCAGTTCTTTCCCAGCTTCTACACCACGGATCCGAGCTGTTCGCCGGAAGCGATCTACGCCCTGCCCATTGCGCCCGTCAATGAACGAGCCCCCAAGGTCAACGCCTGCGCAGCCGCATCCGGTGACATCTCCGGCCAGGATCAGCTGCGGGTTTCGCCGTGGACGGCAAACGCCACACTGCAGTACCGCCATCAGCTGGTCGATGACTGGGACGTATATGGCCGTACGGACGTGAGCTGGCGGGACAGGTGGTACACGGGCAGTGACAACCAGAACTGGATACCGCCCTCCACCTTCGTCAACCTGCGTCTCGGCCTGGAATCCGGCCGGTACACCGTCGAGGCCTTCGTCGACAACCTCTTCGGCTTCAGCAAGCCGATCGGCGCATACCGTGACATTTTCCGCAGCAACACCCAGGACATCTATTCGCACAACAACCCGCCGACCAGCTCGCTCGGCGACTTCCCGCCACTGCGCGAGACGATCAACCTGCCCAATCTGCGGACCTGGGGCCTCACTGCTCGGGTGCGTTTCGGCAATGCGGTGCGCTGA
- a CDS encoding CBS domain-containing protein: MKWDPPVEEFTTPNPLTATEDMSIDSLRELMEQGGVRHLPILRAGKVVGLVSDRDVRVAQGLSDEHKFQVCAADIMATDPVAVLATTPLDKVAYTMSDRKIGSVIVNEASGEFLGIFTVTDALNALIEISRARR, translated from the coding sequence ATGAAATGGGATCCACCTGTAGAAGAATTCACCACGCCCAACCCGCTGACGGCGACGGAAGACATGTCCATTGACAGTCTCCGGGAGCTGATGGAGCAAGGCGGTGTACGACACCTGCCGATCCTGCGCGCAGGCAAAGTGGTGGGGCTGGTGAGCGACCGCGATGTGCGCGTTGCACAGGGGCTCAGTGACGAACACAAGTTCCAGGTCTGCGCTGCGGACATCATGGCCACCGACCCGGTGGCGGTGCTGGCGACGACGCCGCTCGACAAGGTGGCCTACACGATGTCGGATCGCAAGATCGGCAGCGTGATCGTCAACGAGGCCAGCGGTGAGTTCCTCGGTATCTTCACCGTGACCGATGCGCTGAATGCGCTGATCGAGATCAGCCGCGCCCGACGCTGA
- a CDS encoding amidohydrolase — MALSAVIASGCTRRETVEPADTIYFGGSIITVDAANPVVEAVAVRGGRIAAAGSLADLSARNRGASTRMVDLAGRTMLPGFIDPHSHLIMGLLMEDQANVTAPPVGPAGTAGEIVAELRKFAAARARKPGDFIIGYGYDDNLLPADHPLTRLDLDPAFPDNPVVVIHVSAHGAVLNSAALKRFNITAATRTPPGGVIARLPGSQEPSGLLMETAWLSLHEQLPALSRDQEQAAIGFAQGLYAAAGVTTAQDGATMEAQVETLQRAADRGDLYIDVVSYPFIADLDRILARHPAPTFGKYNHHLKLGGCKILTDGSPQGRTAFFTTPYLTGGPGGEQDWRGEPTFPQDILDGMFRQCYGHGLQAIVHANGDAAIDMALAAHEAAIEADPGRDRRTVVIHSQFVRRDQLQKYADLKLIPSFYTEHTFFFGEAHVKNRGPEQASFISPMKTAIAMGLKPTNHTDFSVVPIDQMMVLWSAVNRTMRSGQVLGPDERVSPMEAIRAITINAAYQYFEEGSKGSIHPGKLADLVILDRNPLTVPVDDIRHIRVVETIKEGRTIYPRP, encoded by the coding sequence ATGGCGCTGTCGGCCGTGATCGCCTCGGGTTGCACCCGACGCGAGACCGTGGAGCCCGCCGACACCATCTACTTCGGCGGCAGCATCATCACTGTCGATGCAGCCAATCCTGTAGTCGAGGCCGTTGCCGTCAGGGGCGGGAGGATTGCCGCGGCCGGGTCGCTGGCTGACCTGTCGGCGCGGAACAGGGGTGCATCCACGCGCATGGTCGATCTGGCGGGCAGGACGATGCTGCCGGGCTTCATCGATCCGCACAGCCACCTGATCATGGGCCTGCTGATGGAGGACCAGGCGAACGTCACCGCGCCGCCGGTCGGCCCGGCCGGCACTGCCGGGGAGATCGTCGCCGAACTGCGCAAGTTCGCCGCGGCCCGGGCCAGGAAGCCGGGTGATTTCATCATCGGCTACGGATATGACGACAACCTGCTGCCCGCGGATCACCCGCTGACGAGGCTCGATCTGGATCCGGCGTTCCCGGACAACCCGGTCGTGGTCATTCACGTCTCCGCCCACGGTGCCGTGCTGAACTCGGCGGCACTGAAGCGGTTCAACATCACTGCCGCGACCCGGACGCCGCCCGGTGGCGTCATCGCGCGCCTGCCCGGCAGCCAGGAGCCGAGCGGCCTGCTGATGGAAACCGCCTGGCTGTCGCTGCATGAGCAACTGCCGGCGCTGTCCCGCGACCAGGAGCAGGCGGCGATCGGGTTCGCCCAGGGTCTCTACGCGGCCGCCGGCGTGACCACCGCCCAGGACGGTGCGACGATGGAGGCGCAGGTGGAGACCCTCCAGCGCGCCGCCGATCGTGGTGACCTGTACATCGATGTCGTCTCCTATCCATTCATCGCCGACCTGGACAGGATCCTGGCCAGGCATCCGGCCCCGACATTCGGCAAGTACAACCATCACCTGAAGCTGGGTGGCTGCAAGATCCTCACGGACGGGTCGCCCCAGGGCCGGACTGCCTTCTTCACCACTCCCTACCTGACCGGCGGCCCGGGCGGTGAGCAGGACTGGAGGGGCGAGCCGACCTTCCCGCAGGACATCCTCGACGGCATGTTCAGGCAGTGCTACGGGCACGGCCTGCAGGCCATCGTCCATGCCAATGGCGACGCGGCCATCGACATGGCGCTGGCTGCGCACGAAGCGGCGATCGAGGCCGACCCGGGCAGGGACCGGCGCACGGTCGTCATCCACTCGCAGTTCGTGCGCAGGGACCAGCTGCAGAAATACGCCGACCTGAAGCTGATCCCGTCCTTCTATACCGAGCACACCTTCTTCTTCGGCGAAGCGCATGTGAAGAACCGCGGCCCTGAACAGGCCTCGTTCATCAGCCCGATGAAGACGGCGATCGCCATGGGCCTGAAGCCGACCAACCACACCGACTTCAGCGTGGTGCCGATCGACCAGATGATGGTGCTGTGGTCAGCCGTGAACCGGACCATGCGCAGCGGCCAGGTGCTCGGGCCGGACGAGCGTGTCAGCCCGATGGAAGCGATCAGGGCCATCACCATCAACGCTGCGTACCAGTATTTCGAGGAGGGCAGCAAGGGTTCGATCCACCCGGGCAAGCTCGCCGACCTGGTGATCCTCGACAGGAATCCGCTGACCGTCCCCGTTGACGACATCAGGCATATCAGGGTCGTGGAGACGATCAAGGAAGGCAGGACCATCTACCCGAGGCCGTGA
- a CDS encoding 4-oxalocrotonate tautomerase family protein, with the protein MPAEVAGPGQLACVPVAVTRRRSVPYVNIKITDEGATAEQKARLIAGVTALLAEVLGKNPATTMVVIDEVPTDNWGLGGEPVTSRRRRGL; encoded by the coding sequence ATCCCGGCGGAGGTTGCAGGGCCGGGGCAGCTTGCCTGCGTGCCGGTGGCGGTCACCAGGAGAAGGTCCGTGCCGTACGTCAACATCAAGATCACCGACGAGGGCGCTACCGCCGAGCAGAAGGCCCGGCTGATCGCGGGTGTCACCGCCCTGCTGGCCGAGGTGCTCGGGAAGAATCCGGCGACGACCATGGTGGTGATCGACGAGGTGCCCACTGACAACTGGGGACTCGGTGGCGAGCCGGTGACGTCGCGCCGAAGACGCGGCTTGTAA
- a CDS encoding UbiD family decarboxylase, which yields MRTGSGTSFPYDSFRDWIAALDDHGLLMRVGRLDQDAYEVTALAYRLVDRFGWFGAPAVLADEVRIDGRWVKGPLLFNHQGHWKTESLLLGVEPGKATDRYGYRAAVEHFLGILERNGGKMPQIAPVAVDAGRAPVKEVILRGDGIDLTQFAFIQSNPGDGGRYITTGSVFTSDPELGMNFGTYRCQLRGPRLIGVNPEPGQRAWKMFMAERERGEKLAKVSIVLGQDPIMWVVSGSALTKGMRDDELAITGGLRGRAVEVVRSETNDHMVPAHAEMVIEGEVPLQEPMLPEGPFGEMFGYLGRRKEENFWMRVTCVTHRRDPWILNQFTGVTPGFCRVPMDALALYRLRKAFPDVLALDSVGGATGWIIVTIDKKRRGQALEVGRRLAQTSISAKIIVIVDEDVDGTNLGEVMHTVGSRWQPFPAAEILDDMPGIPLDPSAVRSGRTSKIIIDATRQWPEEGGPKIYQERNRDLLTKLAPAAIPAVDAQWERYLAGWKQGSCYPLPGD from the coding sequence ATGCGGACGGGCTCCGGAACATCCTTCCCGTATGACAGCTTCCGGGACTGGATCGCCGCATTGGACGATCACGGCCTGCTCATGCGCGTCGGGCGCCTGGATCAGGACGCCTATGAGGTCACCGCCCTCGCCTACCGGCTTGTGGACAGGTTCGGCTGGTTCGGCGCGCCGGCGGTGCTCGCGGACGAAGTCAGGATCGACGGCCGTTGGGTCAAGGGCCCGCTGCTCTTCAACCACCAGGGGCACTGGAAGACGGAGTCGCTGCTCCTCGGCGTGGAACCCGGCAAGGCAACCGACCGGTATGGGTACCGGGCCGCGGTAGAACATTTCCTCGGCATCCTCGAGCGCAACGGTGGCAAGATGCCGCAGATCGCGCCGGTGGCGGTGGATGCAGGCAGGGCGCCCGTCAAGGAGGTGATCCTGCGCGGTGACGGGATTGACCTGACGCAGTTCGCCTTCATCCAGTCCAACCCGGGCGATGGCGGCCGTTACATCACGACAGGCTCGGTGTTCACCTCGGATCCCGAGCTCGGCATGAACTTCGGCACCTACCGTTGCCAGCTGCGCGGACCACGGCTGATCGGCGTCAATCCGGAGCCCGGCCAGCGGGCCTGGAAGATGTTCATGGCCGAGCGCGAACGCGGGGAAAAGCTGGCGAAGGTCTCCATCGTGCTGGGGCAGGATCCGATCATGTGGGTGGTGAGCGGGTCCGCACTGACCAAGGGCATGCGGGACGATGAGCTGGCCATCACCGGAGGTCTGCGCGGCAGGGCGGTCGAGGTGGTGCGTTCCGAAACCAATGATCACATGGTCCCTGCCCATGCCGAGATGGTGATCGAGGGCGAGGTGCCGCTGCAGGAGCCGATGCTGCCCGAAGGCCCTTTCGGCGAGATGTTCGGCTACCTCGGCCGCAGGAAGGAAGAGAATTTCTGGATGAGGGTCACCTGTGTCACGCATCGCAGGGATCCGTGGATCCTCAACCAGTTCACTGGCGTGACGCCCGGGTTCTGCCGGGTGCCGATGGACGCGCTGGCGCTATACCGGCTACGAAAGGCCTTTCCCGACGTGCTTGCGCTGGATTCCGTGGGTGGAGCCACCGGGTGGATCATCGTCACCATCGACAAGAAGAGGCGCGGCCAGGCGCTGGAGGTTGGCAGGCGACTCGCCCAGACCAGCATTTCCGCCAAGATCATTGTCATCGTGGACGAGGACGTCGACGGCACGAATCTCGGCGAGGTGATGCACACCGTCGGCTCGCGCTGGCAGCCCTTCCCCGCTGCCGAGATCCTCGATGACATGCCGGGTATACCGCTCGACCCGAGCGCAGTCAGATCCGGTCGAACCAGCAAGATCATCATCGATGCCACGCGGCAGTGGCCCGAAGAAGGCGGTCCGAAAATCTACCAGGAACGGAACCGCGACCTGTTGACGAAGTTGGCGCCGGCGGCGATTCCCGCGGTGGATGCACAGTGGGAGCGCTACCTGGCTGGCTGGAAACAGGGCAGCTGCTATCCCTTGCCGGGCGACTGA